The genomic region ATTGATCCTTTAATGAAAGAAGTGGTAAAACAGAACATTTCAGGAATACAGTGGATTGGAAGTGAATCCTGGGTAAATGCAGAGAGTCTTTCTACACCAGAAATGTTTACACTTTTTGGAGGAACAGTAGGACTTGCGATCCGAAAGATGGCCATGCCAAAAATGGGACCGGTCTTTAAAGATATCAGCCCTTACAATGATCCAGAGTTCCCCTTTGTCACTGAATTCTGGGAAACATTGGTCGGCTGTAGACCACCATCTTCAGtaaataatttactaaataCTACAAAAGTATGTTCAGGAACAGAAAAAGTTGATTACACAAACAAATTTTTTGATGTCACTCAACTTAGAGTTGCATATAATGTCTATCAGGGGGTGTATGCACTCGCGCATGCCCTACACCAAGAAATGTTTTGTGAAAAGCCTGAAAGCAGAGTGTCAGCACCGTGTCTTAACGCTTCACAGATTACCCCCAAACTGGTAAGATTTAACTACACTAAAGCATTTATAAGTCTTAAAACCAGACACTTATCAttgattgttttatatattttgtttgtaagGTAACTGAGCAATTgaaaaaagtgcattttgtgGATGCATTTGGAGAGGTTGTCTACTTTGACAACAGTGGAGATCCTCCTGCTACATATGAAGTCATAAACTGGCAGATGAGAGATGGGCAAGTGCAGCATATAGTAGTTGGCCATTTTAGGCCTTCTGCAAATGGAAAATATTCACTCATGATTTATGAAGACAAGATTATCTGGAGCACAGGAAATTTGGTATTGTAAAAACaataactaaaatatttttttttaatgattttttatctatttattttatttgtcctcTAACATGTGCTCTATTGTTCCAGACACCAAAATCTGTTTGCTCAGAAATCTGTCCACAAGGCACAAGGAAAGCACAAATTAAAGGTTTACCTCTGTGCTGCTTTGACTGTATTCCATGTGCTGATGGTTCTATATCAAACACAACAGGTGAAGTGACCTGCTTACTAATACTGacaaaataattacacattatATTGATAAATCATTTTACAATCCTGTTTTTCTACTTTAGGAGCAACTGATTGCATCAACTGCCCTGAGGAGTACTGGTCtaatgaaagaaaagacagcTGCATCATAAAATTAATCGAGTTCTTATCATACATTGAAACAATGGGCATAATTCTTATGGTTTTATCACTACTGGGTGCCTGTTTAACATTTTCTACTTTGGTGGTGTTCATTCACTTTAGAGACACACCAATTGTAAAAGCAAATAATTCAGAACTGAGTTTACTTTTACTTCTTTCTCTTATATTTTGCTTCCTCTGTCCTCTCACATTTATTGGAATGCCAACAGTCTGGTCCTGCATGTTGCGTCACACAGCATTTGGTATTGCTTTTGCCCTCTGCATTTCCTGTATGTTGGGGAAAACTATAGTTGTGGTAACGGCCTTTAGAGCAACTTTACCAGGGAACAAGGTGGCCCAAAATTTTGGCCCACCTCAACAAAGGGCCATTGTGTGTTCATGCACTGCAGTTCAAATAGTTATTTGTGTTATTTGGCTAAATGTTGCACCACCATTTCCTAATAAAGTCTTTGAACAACGCagtaagaaaataattttagagTGTAACACAGGCTCAGATGCTGCCTTTTATGCTGTTCTAGGTTACATTGGTCTTCTTGCCATAGTGTGTTTGGTTCTGGCATTTTTAGCCAGAAAGCTACCTGATAATTTCAATGAAGCCAAATTTATCACATTTAGTTTGCTTATATTCTGTGCAGTTTGGatcacatttattccagcttatGTCAGCTCTCCTGGGAAGTATACAGTAGCTGTAGAAATATTCGCAATTTTGTCTTCAGCTTTTGGCCTGTTGTTATGCATTTTTGTACCAAAGTGTtatgttattttaattaaaccagagagaaacacaagaaaacatATTATGGGAAATAATCTGAAGGTTAATTAATTGTTTCATACAATGcttgttttaaattttatatattatatgtataggAATGTATAGTCTATATTatgataaaattatattattagattATAAAGATGGATGGTAAGGTTTAGTGCAATTTTCCTATGAAGGGAAACTAGGTAACTTTTGTTAACTAAGAAAAGTAAACAATTTTGCAAATAACGATGCTATAAAACCTCACCATAtttattgaaatgaaaaaaataaataaaaaatagtttcttgattgtttgtttttacttccTTAGTGCCTTTTAAAGCAACTTTTAAACTGATTCCAAAATTACAGATAGTACAGACTTTTAGGCAGCTATAAAGAAATGGTCTAAAGTAGAAAtgcttatatactgtatatatatatatatatatatatatatatatatatatatatatatatatatatatatagttaaaaatgtatatatacatatacatttttcacCATTGTTTGACTTTCaattcttacacttgcacactttgtacacagACACATAATCACAGATTTGTAGGATTtgagtcaggtgtatgatttATAAAGTAttccaagcaggtgctaatgaaCATCTTCTGTATTTCATATACATGTTGAAACTGGTTGAGGAACTCTCCCTCAAGGCTCTGGCCTCACTGTTGCTGGGGCAGGCAGCGTCAGATGTCCTAGGGCTCCTAGGCAGATATGGCAGAGGGCTTTAAATTGTCCCTTTCTCCCGCCTCACCTGCTGGGTTCAGCGCTCGCTATCTGGTTTAGAAGCACACTGTTCGGTGGTTTCTTCCCCAGTAAAAGCAGCACTGTGAGTCTCCTCCTCTGAGGAGGGGGAGAGTATGGAGACTAGCAAGTCTACGGACTTCTcccagcctgtgctgtatgagCAACTCC from Silurus meridionalis isolate SWU-2019-XX chromosome 13, ASM1480568v1, whole genome shotgun sequence harbors:
- the LOC124395907 gene encoding extracellular calcium-sensing receptor-like, producing MIGGIFPIYSKQENMLFSFNIKPKMIECNGFGLQAFSWMSAMVFAIDEINQDNTLLPNISLGYIIVDSCSSPTQVLRSALTLMSTSEQGFSQCHPPPIVALIAESGSTQSLVVAGAVGPFNIPMVSYFSTCACLSDKTKYPAFFRTIPSDYYQAKAMAFLVRRYGWTWIGVIQSDNDYGRNGISAFRQEVEAYGICIAFVGTILRTYPHSKILEAVDLIKQSTVKVILAFVPERDIDPLMKEVVKQNISGIQWIGSESWVNAESLSTPEMFTLFGGTVGLAIRKMAMPKMGPVFKDISPYNDPEFPFVTEFWETLVTEQLKKVHFVDAFGEVVYFDNSGDPPATYEVINWQMRDGQTPKSVCSEICPQGTRKAQIKGLPLCCFDCIPCADGSISNTTATDCINCPEEYWSNERKDSCIIKLIEFLSYIETMGIILMVLSLLGACLTFSTLVVFIHFRDTPIVKANNSELSLLLLLSLIFCFLCPLTFIGMPTVWSCMLRHTAFGIAFALCISCMLGKTIVVVTAFRATLPGNKVAQNFGPPQQRAIVCSCTAVQIVICVIWLNVAPPFPNKVFEQRSKKIILECNTGSDAAFYAVLGYIGLLAIVCLVLAFLARKLPDNFNEAKFITFSLLIFCAVWITFIPAYVSSPGKYTVAVEIFAILSSAFGLLLCIFVPKCYVILIKPERNTRKHIMGNNLKVN